The nucleotide window TGAATGTGGATGCCAATGATGTAGAATTCCCAGGAGCCACCTCAGGACAATTGTATTTCAACGGTGCTACTAATTTGGAAGAATCAGCAAGACTAAATGTAAAATCACAGTACAATCAAGTAACGTTGACCCGTAACAATGTTCCTGCTGATATGATTACTCTTGGAGAAATTGATTTGATCTTGGCAGAAATTGCCGCCAAAGGGCTAGCCTCTACCGGAAAGACAGCTGGGGATCATATAGTAGATGAAATAAGACATTCTACGGATTATTGGTATAAGCTAAATGCTTTAGGACAATATAGAAAAGACTATACTGGTCCATGGAAAGACCTTATTCGTCCTGTAAAACCAAGTGCTGCTAATATCGATCTCTATGCCAATAACGTAAAACTTGCTTTTAATACTGCCGGAAGTCTGGATAATCAAATGGAAATTATTATGCAACAAAAATACATCCATATTAATATCTTGCATCCCTATGAATTATGGGGAGAACTAAGAAGAACAAGGCATCCAAGATTAGAACCGATGACTTTCCACGGAAAAGTGATGAAACCACAACCAGAACGTCTTAGATATCCTAATTCTGAATTATCAAATAATACAGATCAGTTCTTAAAAGTCTCTGATCAAAATAATTTTACCTCTCCTATTTTTTGGAGAACTGATGGAAGTTCATACTATCGCAACAGTGATATAACCTTCAAAACAGGATTGTTGCCAGACTTCAATTAATGATTGTCGTAATCAACTTTAATTTTATTTACAGAAACCGTCTCATAAAAAATGAGACGGTTTTTTTATTTCGTTCATCCTGATTGTTTTTCCAAATGGTGTGGTTTTTTTGAGCTTATGCCATTAAGTTAAGCTTTGTTTTTTCTCGAAAATCCGCAAGAGTTTGAGTCTATTCCTTTGCGAGAATTATATTTAGAAATAAACTTGAAAGAAATGCTTAACTTAATAGCAATAATTGCTCAAGTGTGTAATTTTCGGCTATCACTAAATCCCCAAATCAAGAATGAAAGTAAGTTTTACGGCAATATTATCTTTAAAATCGCTTAGATGGTTTGGTCCATAACGATAATAACTGCCAATTCCAAATCCGTTGAATATTTGATTGAATTCCAGTCCCGATTCAAAAAAGCCTTTGTTCATGGGCTTGAAATCGATGCCAATATGGTTTTCAGGATTCTTGATGTTTCCCCAAGCCATTCTGGTTACAAAATCAATTGCCGGTTTTATTTTCTTGAGAAGATATATTCGCTTGAAACCATGTTTGAACTGAAACGAAACATATTCACTAGAGAAAAATTCATTGAAAAACATCGTTTCAAAACTGTTTTTTCCGGCAAAAGTAATTCGCTGAAAAATGGTTTCCTGGTTTAGGTTATTTGGTGAAATGCTATAAAGTTGAGGTAGCGGAAGATCGCCAAATGCACCTCCGGTTTCAAACAGAAAGTAGGTGTGCTGACCGTCTAAATGATTGATTAGGTATTCGCCTTTAAAATCAATTTTAGTATAATTAAAATCATTATTCAAGGCACCTGGAATTGATTTTGTTACCTGAAAAGTGAATTTTGGATATCTTTTTTCGGTTTCGATTCGACCAGTTGGAGTTTGCATATAGTCGCTGTAAGGACTCCATTTTATAGAAACCGATGCAGTGGTCATGGTGTATTTATCGTATAAAGTCCCGTTGAGGTTATATGTATAATTGAATTTTGGTGTCACAAATGTATTGGCAAGAATCAAAGCACTTTCTGTATTCGGAATAATTTTGGATTCCAATGCAATTCTCCATTGTTCATATCGGTAAAAAGTACTGAAATTGATCGAACGCGGATCGTATATTTTAAAACTTCTTGGTTCAACAGCGTAATCCGTGCTGGCAATTTCCCGAAGATCATCCGTGTAACTTGCTCCAATCCAAGTATTGGAAAATTTGTCAACCCGGGCGCCAACACCAAGATTGTATTTAAAATTATAGTCTCTCAAGCCATAGGCTCCGTAACCTTCTAGTCTGTATTTGCTTGAAAAAGCGTTGTTTGTAATTCCGCCAATTCCCAATCGTAGCCCTTCGTAATTGTTGTAACTGATTAATTTGCGTAAATCAAAATCCCAAGCATTAAAGGGGAGGTAACCACTAAGGATTTTTCTGCCAAGATTTAGCCTGTTTTCGATTCTTTTTTTTATCGAAATGCTGTCAACCAATAAATAGGTTTTTTGACTGCGACTGTCAAGATTTTCCGTTCTGTATTGTTCCCAAAAGCTTTCTGGTTTGTTTATAGCCTCATCCTTGAGTTCGACTGCAACAATTGGCTTATTGATTATTACGGGAGAGTTGTATGCGACATCAAAATTGCTTGTTTGAGAATACAGATAGATATAATCCGATTCGACTCTTTTTCGGGTTCGCAAATTATCTTCGATGTCACCGTCAAATTGAATAGTACCTCCTAATATATTTATGTCATCATCGTTTGTTCCTTTTACGATTTTAAATTTTTTTTGGAAAGGAAACCATAAATTTTCCTCAGGAATGTACGTGAATTCATGGGTTCCGCTAATGTCCAGTATGCCTTTGATACGCATGATTGCTTTGGCAATGCCGTAATTGTCCTGGTCGATATAGAGTATTCCTTCCAGTCCGGCAGCCTTTTTCTTTTTTTTGTTTTTGAAATGAATCATGTAGGTATTTCGGCCATTGATTGCTACCGTGTCCAAAAGTTTGAAGTTGTAATCAGTCAATGCGTTGTCGGCAATTGGACTGTTGTATTTGGTTTCAAAAAGTTCATACTTAGAATCGTATATGGAAAACGACTGAAGATTAAAAGAGAGGATTTCGTAAACCGGTTGCTTGAAACCAGACATTTTGGTTCCTAAAATAGTTTCTTTCAGCCGTTTTCCGTCATATTGGTAATGAGATACTTTTTCCGTTTGAAACAAATGTTGTTTCCTGATAAGTTGTTTGAATTTGTAATCGGTGGAATCCAATTTTTTGAAATGTTTTCCAAATGGATTTATCGTAAAAACCGAATCAATTTTTCCGTTAATGGAATCCGGATTTGCCGTAACAATGAGCTTGTTATAGGATTTGAATTCAAAACTATTGAGTTTTTCCTGCGGATTGTTTTTGGTTTTGTTCTGGATGGTTTTTTTAATGATTGCTAAGGCTGGATTGATATTAGAAACCCGTACCTCGTTGAGCGAATTTGTTTTTTGCTGAAGTAGGATTTTGTAATACAATTGATTGATATCTACAGCGATAGATTGTGATTGGTAGCCCACATACGAAATTGTCAAAAACGAAATTTGGTTTTTGGAAGTAATACTGAATTTTCCATCTACATCGGATACTGTATTGGAGCCGTCATTTGAATGAATGGAAGCAAAAGGAAGCCCTTTCTGGTTTACAGCATCTTTGACAATTCCGTTCACCTGAAATTGCGCTTTAAGAGAAAGCGTAAAAAAGAAGAACAATATTAAAAAGTGCTTCATAATACGGGTCGTTGCAAAAAAAAGTTCAGTTACAATTTGCTGTGGCAAAAATAGAAATAAAAAAATCTGTCTTGTTCCAAAAAACGAGACAGATTTTATATTTATTTAAACCAAAGGTTAAACTTTCATTATTTCGGCTTCTTTTACAGCTAGAAGCTCATCAATTTTTTTGATAAATGAATTAGTTAGGTTTTGTACTTCCTCTTCGGCGCTTTTGCAAATGTCTTCAGAAGTTCCTTCTTTTTCAAGTTTTTTGATATCTGTATTAGCGTCTTTTCTCGCATTTCTAACGCTAATTTTGGCATCTTCTGCTTCAGATTTTGCTTGTTTTGCCAACTCGCGTCTTCTGTCTTCAGTAAGAGGTGGAACGCTGATGATAATCATGTCTCCGTTATTCATTGGGTTAAACCCAAGATTGGCAACCATAATTGCTTTTTCAATAGGATGTAACATGTTTTTTTCAAAAGGCTGAAGCGTAATCGTTCTGGCATCAGGTGTACTTATTTTTGATACCT belongs to Flavobacterium gilvum and includes:
- the frr gene encoding ribosome recycling factor; this translates as MTEEIEFILDSTEESMSGSIEHLEKAFLNIRAGKASPAMLGSVFVDYYGSASPLSQVSKISTPDARTITLQPFEKNMLHPIEKAIMVANLGFNPMNNGDMIIISVPPLTEDRRRELAKQAKSEAEDAKISVRNARKDANTDIKKLEKEGTSEDICKSAEEEVQNLTNSFIKKIDELLAVKEAEIMKV
- a CDS encoding DUF5686 family protein, translated to MKHFLILFFFFTLSLKAQFQVNGIVKDAVNQKGLPFASIHSNDGSNTVSDVDGKFSITSKNQISFLTISYVGYQSQSIAVDINQLYYKILLQQKTNSLNEVRVSNINPALAIIKKTIQNKTKNNPQEKLNSFEFKSYNKLIVTANPDSINGKIDSVFTINPFGKHFKKLDSTDYKFKQLIRKQHLFQTEKVSHYQYDGKRLKETILGTKMSGFKQPVYEILSFNLQSFSIYDSKYELFETKYNSPIADNALTDYNFKLLDTVAINGRNTYMIHFKNKKKKKAAGLEGILYIDQDNYGIAKAIMRIKGILDISGTHEFTYIPEENLWFPFQKKFKIVKGTNDDDINILGGTIQFDGDIEDNLRTRKRVESDYIYLYSQTSNFDVAYNSPVIINKPIVAVELKDEAINKPESFWEQYRTENLDSRSQKTYLLVDSISIKKRIENRLNLGRKILSGYLPFNAWDFDLRKLISYNNYEGLRLGIGGITNNAFSSKYRLEGYGAYGLRDYNFKYNLGVGARVDKFSNTWIGASYTDDLREIASTDYAVEPRSFKIYDPRSINFSTFYRYEQWRIALESKIIPNTESALILANTFVTPKFNYTYNLNGTLYDKYTMTTASVSIKWSPYSDYMQTPTGRIETEKRYPKFTFQVTKSIPGALNNDFNYTKIDFKGEYLINHLDGQHTYFLFETGGAFGDLPLPQLYSISPNNLNQETIFQRITFAGKNSFETMFFNEFFSSEYVSFQFKHGFKRIYLLKKIKPAIDFVTRMAWGNIKNPENHIGIDFKPMNKGFFESGLEFNQIFNGFGIGSYYRYGPNHLSDFKDNIAVKLTFILDLGI